The Flavobacterium jumunjinense genome includes a region encoding these proteins:
- the arsM gene encoding arsenosugar biosynthesis arsenite methyltransferase ArsM translates to MKNYLDATNDLYKNAALTPDVGLCCTTTPIWKFPGLEIPKIMQEMNYGCGSTISAQDLINNPKVLYVGVGGGMELLQFAYFSRQKGGVIGVDVVDEMLEASRKNFKIAEDENDWFKSEFVELKKGDALNLPIEDESIDVAAQNCLFNIFKAEDLKKALQEMYRVLKPHGRLVMSDPTCEQEMNETLRNDDHLRALCLSGSIPIKDYIKALTDVGFGTIEIRGRRPYRILDTENYPTDELIFIESIEVCAIKDPMPEDGPCVFTGKAAIYFGKENYFDDKKGHVLLKNQPLAVCDKTAGALASLNRKDIYISESTFHYNGGGCC, encoded by the coding sequence ATGAAAAATTATTTAGATGCAACAAACGATTTATATAAAAATGCAGCTTTAACTCCAGACGTTGGTCTTTGCTGTACAACAACACCCATTTGGAAATTCCCAGGTCTTGAAATTCCAAAAATAATGCAAGAAATGAATTATGGCTGCGGAAGTACAATTTCAGCTCAAGACCTAATTAATAATCCTAAAGTTTTATATGTTGGTGTTGGTGGAGGAATGGAATTATTGCAGTTTGCCTATTTTTCTCGTCAAAAAGGTGGAGTAATTGGTGTCGATGTTGTCGATGAAATGTTAGAAGCTTCACGAAAAAACTTTAAAATTGCAGAAGATGAAAACGATTGGTTTAAAAGTGAATTTGTAGAATTAAAAAAAGGGGATGCTCTTAATTTACCTATTGAAGATGAAAGTATCGATGTAGCTGCTCAAAATTGTCTTTTCAATATTTTTAAAGCAGAAGATTTAAAAAAAGCATTGCAAGAAATGTACCGTGTATTGAAACCTCATGGTAGATTAGTAATGAGTGATCCTACTTGTGAACAAGAAATGAATGAAACTTTAAGAAACGATGATCATCTACGAGCACTATGTTTAAGTGGGAGTATCCCTATAAAAGATTATATAAAAGCTTTAACAGATGTAGGTTTTGGCACAATTGAAATCCGAGGTAGGCGTCCTTATCGTATATTAGATACAGAGAATTATCCAACAGATGAGTTAATCTTTATTGAAAGTATAGAAGTTTGTGCAATAAAAGACCCAATGCCAGAAGATGGACCTTGTGTTTTTACAGGGAAAGCAGCCATATATTTTGGAAAAGAAAATTATTTTGATGATAAAAAAGGACATGTGTTATTGAAGAATCAGCCTTTAGCAGTCTGCGATAAAACGGCAGGTGCATTGGCCTCTTTAAATAGAAAAGACATTTATATTAGTGAAAGTACTTTCCATTATAATGGAGGAGGTTGTTGTTAA
- a CDS encoding DUF547 domain-containing protein → MKRIILLLLITVQGFAQNFDYRNYTDLLSNHVSSKGNVNYDKLKTNVAELNLVVAEFEKTQPRKNWSRNEILAYYINSYNVHTLKKVIDNYPTKSIKNIRNAWDDKFIVLGSKNISLSYIEHNILRKMNEPRIHFAINCASFSCPDLLNKPFLPQTLNSQLESVTKDFINDGSKNVIEANEIKISEIFSWFSGDFKSKNTSLIDFINKYSTININEDAKVRYLDYNWSLNK, encoded by the coding sequence ATGAAAAGAATTATTTTACTATTATTGATAACTGTTCAGGGTTTTGCACAAAACTTTGACTATAGAAATTATACCGATTTATTAAGCAATCATGTTTCTAGTAAAGGAAATGTAAACTATGATAAATTGAAAACTAATGTTGCCGAATTAAATCTAGTTGTTGCGGAATTCGAAAAAACACAACCAAGAAAAAATTGGTCAAGAAATGAAATTTTAGCTTATTATATTAATTCGTATAATGTTCATACTTTAAAAAAAGTAATTGATAATTATCCAACTAAAAGTATCAAAAATATTAGAAATGCATGGGACGATAAGTTCATTGTTTTAGGATCAAAAAACATATCATTGTCCTATATTGAGCATAATATTTTAAGAAAAATGAACGAACCTAGAATTCATTTCGCAATTAATTGCGCCTCTTTTTCTTGTCCCGATCTATTAAATAAGCCCTTTTTACCTCAAACGTTAAATTCACAATTAGAATCGGTTACAAAAGATTTTATTAATGATGGATCTAAAAATGTAATTGAAGCAAATGAAATAAAAATATCAGAAATTTTTAGCTGGTTCTCTGGAGATTTTAAATCGAAGAATACTTCATTAATTGATTTTATAAATAAATATTCTACAATAAATATTAATGAAGATGCAAAAGTTAGATATTTAGATTACAATTGGAGCCTAAACAAATAG
- a CDS encoding TIGR04282 family arsenosugar biosynthesis glycosyltransferase, protein MNQNKPVNSKKALIIFTRNPELGKCKTRLAKTIGDEAALEVYTFLLQHTANVGKDVMADRFVFYSENIIENDIWQPEYFNKKLQSGYDLGNRMQNAFEELFQQGYQKIIIIGSDLYDLNATIVNEAYNYLSNHDFVIGPAEDGGYYLLGMTQMEKAVFANKEWGTATVLKDTLQDLPNKNIKLIQELNDIDIFEDIENIEEFKKYKPIE, encoded by the coding sequence ATGAATCAAAATAAACCAGTAAATTCAAAAAAAGCACTCATCATTTTTACTAGAAATCCAGAACTAGGAAAATGCAAAACACGTTTGGCAAAAACGATTGGAGACGAAGCGGCATTAGAAGTTTATACTTTTTTATTGCAACATACAGCGAACGTAGGGAAAGATGTAATGGCAGATCGTTTTGTGTTCTATTCCGAAAACATCATTGAAAACGATATTTGGCAACCCGAATATTTTAATAAAAAGCTACAATCTGGCTATGATTTAGGCAATCGCATGCAAAATGCTTTTGAAGAACTATTTCAACAAGGGTATCAAAAGATAATCATTATAGGAAGCGATTTGTACGATTTGAATGCAACCATTGTAAACGAAGCCTATAACTACCTTTCTAATCATGATTTTGTAATTGGTCCTGCTGAAGATGGAGGATATTATTTATTAGGCATGACACAAATGGAAAAGGCTGTATTTGCGAATAAAGAATGGGGAACTGCTACTGTTTTGAAAGATACATTACAAGATTTGCCAAATAAAAACATAAAATTAATACAAGAATTAAATGATATCGATATTTTTGAAGATATCGAAAATATAGAAGAATTTAAAAAATACAAACCAATAGAATGA
- a CDS encoding sterol desaturase family protein: MNKYQEIIVNSYSDHFNYLKNELVNLHVENYFYGLIIISLIVFALENIFPWRKNQAVFRKDFWLDTFYMFFNFFLLNLIILMAMNNVTAQLFNDFLGLFNLELKSLQLVDLSELPKPLALFIFFIVSDFVQWNTHRLLHRYEFFWKFHKVHHSVKEMGFAAHLRYHWMEPVVYKTLLYVPMAIIGGFSIQDVFIVHFITIAIGHLNHANLGWDYGFLKYIFNNPKMHIWHHSKEMPRKYGANYGISLSIWDYLFKSDYIPKDGKDIELGFDDDEEFPDSFLKQEAYPLKF, from the coding sequence ATGAATAAATATCAAGAAATAATTGTCAATTCGTATTCAGATCATTTTAATTATTTGAAAAATGAATTAGTTAACCTTCACGTAGAAAATTATTTTTATGGATTGATAATTATTTCTTTAATTGTTTTTGCATTAGAGAATATTTTTCCTTGGAGAAAAAACCAAGCAGTTTTTAGAAAAGATTTTTGGTTAGATACATTCTATATGTTTTTTAATTTCTTTTTGTTAAACCTGATTATTCTGATGGCAATGAATAATGTAACAGCTCAATTGTTTAATGATTTTTTAGGACTCTTTAATTTAGAACTTAAGTCATTACAATTGGTCGATTTATCCGAATTGCCAAAACCATTAGCCTTGTTTATATTTTTTATTGTTTCCGATTTTGTACAATGGAACACGCATCGATTATTACACCGCTACGAGTTCTTTTGGAAATTTCACAAAGTACATCATTCTGTTAAAGAAATGGGTTTTGCAGCACATCTTCGCTACCATTGGATGGAACCAGTTGTCTACAAAACATTGTTATATGTTCCTATGGCTATAATTGGTGGTTTTTCAATACAAGATGTCTTTATTGTTCACTTTATTACTATTGCAATCGGACATTTAAACCATGCTAATTTAGGTTGGGATTATGGTTTTCTAAAATATATATTCAACAATCCTAAAATGCATATTTGGCATCATAGTAAAGAAATGCCTAGAAAATATGGTGCAAACTACGGAATTTCACTAAGCATTTGGGATTATCTCTTTAAAAGTGATTATATACCTAAAGATGGCAAGGATATTGAATTAGGTTTTGATGATGATGAAGAATTTCCTGATAGCTTTCTTAAACAAGAAGCTTATCCGTTAAAATTTTAG
- a CDS encoding purine-nucleoside phosphorylase, translated as MTIEIINTTVNFLKEKGITAPQIGIVLGTGLGQLVNHLDIEVEINYSDIPNFPVSTVEFHSGKLLFGTLEGKKVIIMQGRFHLYEGYSLQEITFPVRVLKGLGITSLLVSNAAGAINLNYKKGDLMLLDDHINLQGGSPLAFKNVSDFGERFTDMCTPYDVNLNEKMLAIAQKNQITLHKGVYAAVVGPQLETRAEYRYLKIIGADAVGMSTVPEVIVANHLNLPVIAVSVLTDECNPDDLKPVNIPEIIAVAGEAEPKMIILFKELIKS; from the coding sequence ATGACAATAGAAATAATAAACACAACCGTTAATTTTCTAAAAGAAAAAGGGATAACGGCTCCACAAATAGGAATTGTTTTAGGAACAGGATTAGGGCAATTAGTAAATCATTTAGACATTGAGGTAGAAATTAACTATTCAGACATTCCTAATTTCCCTGTTTCAACAGTAGAGTTTCATTCAGGAAAACTATTATTTGGAACGTTAGAAGGAAAAAAAGTAATCATAATGCAAGGACGCTTTCATTTGTATGAAGGTTATTCGCTTCAAGAAATCACATTTCCTGTAAGAGTATTAAAAGGATTAGGAATTACAAGCTTATTAGTTTCAAATGCAGCAGGAGCGATTAATTTGAACTATAAAAAAGGAGATCTAATGCTGCTAGACGATCATATTAACCTTCAAGGTGGTTCGCCATTAGCTTTTAAAAATGTATCTGATTTTGGAGAACGTTTTACGGATATGTGTACTCCTTATGATGTTAATTTGAACGAAAAAATGTTGGCTATAGCTCAAAAAAATCAGATAACCCTTCACAAAGGTGTTTATGCTGCGGTTGTAGGACCGCAATTAGAAACAAGAGCCGAATATCGATACTTAAAAATTATTGGAGCCGATGCAGTAGGGATGAGTACCGTTCCTGAAGTAATTGTGGCCAATCATTTAAATTTACCTGTAATAGCGGTTTCTGTGTTAACTGATGAATGCAATCCAGACGATTTAAAACCAGTAAATATTCCTGAAATTATTGCAGTTGCTGGTGAAGCAGAGCCAAAAATGATTATTCTTTTCAAAGAATTAATCAAGTCTTAA
- a CDS encoding MIP/aquaporin family protein, producing MRKYIAEVIGTFAIVFCGTGAIVINQETGGTITHVGIAITFGLIVMAMIYALGTISGAHFNPAVTIAFTIAKKFDKKQVMPYLVSQFTGGLIASITLLALFPSNEYLGATIPSGSDLQSFILEFILTFLLMLVILNVAHGSKEQGMFAGLAIGSVVGLEAMFAGPICGASMNPARSLGPAVVSLHVQQLWIYLIAPTLGAVFAVLIWNYINQKQVNNTLN from the coding sequence ATGAGAAAATATATTGCTGAGGTAATAGGTACTTTTGCTATTGTATTTTGCGGTACAGGAGCCATTGTAATCAATCAGGAAACTGGTGGAACAATTACTCACGTTGGTATTGCCATCACATTTGGATTAATAGTTATGGCAATGATATATGCTTTAGGAACTATTTCTGGAGCTCATTTTAATCCAGCAGTAACTATAGCTTTTACTATAGCTAAAAAATTTGATAAGAAACAAGTAATGCCTTATTTAGTAAGTCAGTTTACAGGTGGATTAATAGCAAGCATAACCTTGTTAGCACTTTTTCCTTCCAATGAATATTTAGGTGCAACTATTCCATCTGGGAGTGATTTACAATCATTTATATTGGAATTTATTCTAACATTTTTATTAATGTTGGTCATTCTAAATGTAGCTCATGGATCAAAAGAACAAGGAATGTTCGCAGGTTTAGCTATAGGTTCAGTTGTTGGTTTAGAAGCAATGTTTGCAGGTCCAATTTGTGGAGCTTCAATGAATCCAGCAAGATCTTTAGGACCAGCAGTAGTTTCGCTTCATGTACAACAACTATGGATTTATTTAATAGCACCAACATTAGGAGCTGTTTTTGCAGTACTAATTTGGAATTACATCAATCAAAAACAAGTAAATAATACTTTAAATTAA
- a CDS encoding metallophosphoesterase family protein, whose translation MDKKIKNIGRLQGKILLFGGVYSNLQALEAIQEMAKTENIAPENCICTGDSIGYCAQPEETLQAIKKWKIHSIAGNVEIQLNENAEDCGCDFSKGSRCDGFSQLWYPYAKSQLSNNSLDFIKTLPEFIQFEFVNKKFTVVHGSYFNTSEFIFKSTPWQNKLPNFKATNSDVIIAGHCGLPFTDSNEELLWLNPGVIGMPANNGNTAVWYMILEEKEEMLTFEHKKLTYNHILAGELMLKHSLPKEYAKTIVTGIWDNTEILPETEAKQQGKKIAF comes from the coding sequence ATGGATAAGAAAATAAAAAACATAGGAAGATTACAAGGAAAGATATTGCTTTTTGGAGGAGTATATAGCAACTTGCAAGCTTTAGAAGCCATTCAGGAAATGGCAAAAACAGAAAACATAGCACCCGAAAATTGCATTTGTACGGGCGATAGTATCGGTTATTGTGCCCAACCCGAAGAAACACTTCAGGCAATCAAGAAATGGAAGATTCATAGCATTGCAGGAAATGTAGAGATTCAGTTAAATGAAAATGCAGAAGATTGCGGTTGCGATTTTTCAAAAGGGTCACGTTGTGACGGATTTTCGCAGTTGTGGTATCCTTATGCTAAAAGTCAATTGTCAAATAATTCGCTAGATTTTATAAAGACATTACCCGAGTTTATCCAGTTTGAATTTGTCAATAAAAAATTCACTGTTGTGCATGGTTCCTATTTTAATACTTCCGAGTTTATTTTTAAATCCACTCCATGGCAAAATAAACTCCCTAATTTTAAAGCTACCAATAGCGATGTAATTATTGCTGGGCATTGTGGCTTACCTTTTACGGATAGTAATGAAGAATTACTATGGCTAAATCCAGGGGTCATTGGGATGCCAGCTAATAATGGGAATACAGCTGTTTGGTATATGATTTTAGAAGAAAAGGAAGAAATGTTAACTTTCGAACATAAAAAGTTAACCTATAATCATATATTGGCTGGCGAATTAATGCTAAAACATAGTTTGCCAAAAGAATATGCTAAAACAATTGTAACAGGTATTTGGGATAATACAGAAATATTACCAGAAACAGAAGCAAAGCAACAAGGTAAAAAAATAGCATTTTAA